The proteins below are encoded in one region of Helianthus annuus cultivar XRQ/B chromosome 2, HanXRQr2.0-SUNRISE, whole genome shotgun sequence:
- the LOC110897235 gene encoding uncharacterized protein LOC110897235 → MTEERLAILVKSGKKVSEEFQVTWKNHELNVWVEEISGQWFPDFLEPIDSDGGSPEVSSAFGDFPPNESGHTKGCMDDRSESCMGESTVALSLNPEVSMHEDCVHGEHDQPPFGNNEEREVGEENGPQKDANRPLEEPTTSVPRPSYITCRPKKSLMLSLKTKDFFLTSGFLAGVADRINIVNIHAPNDSVLRRNLWVELAALIAQQDGFWVLLGDFNDVRAEPERVNSKFDRAATEAFNGFIDNSGLLEFSMTGATDFGPIPFRFYNSWIGEKRLLEIIHSGLPILLGVGKKDVVLSDFLRRIKAAIKKWRIEVKEKDNKDVLDLQECIRSIEEKVADGTASAVEKKLRIDLRVKVNKLESIKVKDLQQKARVIWAKFSDENSSFFHKIISTNLANNRINGLCFQNRVVSDPGELKEEIRKWFRKQFAEPIRRRPDFDGDGLPRLSKQCGRILCERFSEKEVYTAVKNCDGADGLKKVINEISSPVQSAFVDGRNILDNPLIISETVAWAKKSKSKLLIFKVDFEKAYDSINWKFLARMLSKMSIPEKWICWIRGCLESGMGSVLVNGSPTKEFKYKRGLRQGDPLAPFLFIIAMEIYLVTGLKVNRQKSKVFGIGVKEDEVVQVANLVNCEAGNLPFTYLGIPIGANMKRAKFWKPIVDKFTAKLSKWKARYLSFAGRMTLAKSVLGSLLSYFLSLFSAPKCIIKKLEKIRRDFLWGKSSSRHNMRWIKWDLLLKSRKDGGMGMGGIQEFNLAMLSKWWWRIKVNLSQLWAEVVAAVHRGISASQSLIPIKKSVPGVWKDIASVEVTLSKIGIDIKEKFVQDGSCWKWGNDPAGSFTVKQVRIDIEKALHQQADDGFMYEWNNWATSKANYLLWRVMLGKVASKIGLMHRGITLGDTMCPRCGLYEENTDHIFVNCLLAKCVWWNVLAWVRIKFTECDNLKDFITLITQSPGDKVWKKAVYMIAIATIWRIWWARNEKLFEDNFIPFNRMVDQIKEDTYVWICNRSKLKPLKWDNWKVFDIVGIM, encoded by the exons TCCTGAGGTAAGCATGCATGAAGACTGCGTGCATGGGGAACATGATCAGCCACCTTTTGGTAATAATGAGGAAAGAGAAGTGGGGGAAGAGAATGGACCCCAAAAGGATGCTAACCGGCCTTTGGAGGAGCCCACTACATCAGTTCCCAGGCCCAGCTATATAACATGTAGGCCCAAAAAATCT TTGATGTTATCTCTAAAAACCAAAGATTTCTTTTTAACGTCGGGGTTCTTGGCTGGAGTTGCCGATAGAATAAATATAGTGAACATTCATGCTCCAAACGATTCGGTGTTACGGAGAAATTTATGGGTTGAGTTAGCGGCTCTGATTGCTCAACAAGACGGCTTCTGGGTCCTTCTAGGCGACTTTAATGATGTTCGTGCTGAACCAGAAAGAGTGAATTCTAAATTCGATAGGGCTGCTACAGAGGCCTTCAATGGCTTCATCGATAATTCTGGGCTTCTGGAATTCTCCATGACAGGAG CTACAGATTTTGGCCCCATCCCCTTTAGATTTTATAACTCTTGGATCGGGGAGAAAAGACTTTTGGAGATTATTCATTCGGGTTTGCCTATACTGTTGGGGGTAGGTAAAAAAGATGTGGTCTTGTCTGACTTCCTGCGTCGAATAAAGGCAGCCATTAAAAAGTGGAGAATAGAAGTTAAAGAGAAAGATAACAAAGATGTTCTGGATCTGCAAGAGTGTATTCGGAGTATAGAGGAAAAGGTTGCTGACGGGACGGCTTCGGCGGTAGAGAAGAAGTTGAGAATTGATCTCCGGGTCAAGGTAAACAAATTAGAGTCTATCAAAGTGAAAGATCTCCAACAAAAGGCTCGCGTTATCTGGGCAAAATTCAGCGATGAAAATAGCTCCTTTTTTCACAAGATCATCTCTACTAATTTGGCTAATAACAGGATAAACGGGCTGTGTTTTCAAAACAGAGTTGTTTCTGACCCAGGGGAATTAAAAGAGGAGATTAGAAAATGGTTCAGGAAACAATTTGCTGAACCTATCAGGCGTAGACCTGATTTTGACGGCGATGGGCTGCCGAGGTTGTCGAAGCAGTGCGGGAGGATTCTTTGTGAAAGGTTTTCAGAAAAAGAGGTTTACACGGCTGTTAAAAACTGTGACGGTGCCGATGG GCTTAAAAAGGTCATTAACGAGATTTCTTCTCCCGTTCAGTCGGCTTTCGTCGATGGAAGAAATATTCTTGATAATCCTCTGATTATTAGTGAGACGGTGGCTTGGGCGAAAAAATCAAAATCTAAGTTGCTTATTTTTAAAGTCGATTTCGAAAAGGCATATGATTCTATTAACTGGAAATTTCTCGCCCGTATGTTATCTAAAATGTCTATTCCGGAGAAATGGATATGTTGGATAAGAGGATGTCTTGAATCTGGCATGGGGTCGGTCCTTGTCAACGGTTCGCCAACCAAAGAATTCAAGTACAAGCGGGGTCTAAGACAGGGTGATCCCTTAGCCCCTTTTTTGTTTATTATAGCTATGGAG ATTTATCTCGTCACCGGTCTCAAAGTTAATAGGCAGAAAAGCAAAGTTTTTGGTATTGGAGTAAAGGAGGATGAAGTGGTTCAGGTAGCCAATTTGGTAAACTGTGAAGCGGGGAATCTTCCGTTCACTTATTTAGGTATCCCTATTGGTGCTAACATGAAAAGAGCCAAGTTTTGGAAGCCTATCGTCGATAAATTCACTGCCAAGCTTTCAAAATGGAAAGCTAGGTATCTCTCGTTTGCGGGTCGAATGACTTTGGCAAAATCGGTCCTTGGTAGCCTGCTGTCTTACTTTCTTTCTCTGTTTTCAGCCCCTAAATGCATTATTAAAAAGCTCGAGAAGATTAGACGGGATTTCTTATGGGGTAAAAGTAGTTCGAGACATAACATGAGATGGATTAAATGGGATTTGTTGCTTAAATCCAGGAAAGATGGAGGTATGGGTATGGGGGGTATACAAGAGTTTAATCTCGCTATGCTTTCGAAATGGTGGTGGAGGATAAAAGTTAACCTGAGTCAGTTGTGGGCTGAAGTTGTGGCAGCCGTTCATAGAGGTATTAGCGCTTCGCAGTCGTTGATTCCGATAAAAAAATCGGTCCCCGGGGTATGGAAAGATATAGCTTCGGTCGAGGTAACTCTATCCAAAATCGGCATAGATATTAAAGAAAAATTTGTTCAAGATGGTTCTTGCTGGAAATGGGGAAATGATCCGGCCGGTTCCTTCACTGTAAAACAAGTGAGAATCGACATTGAAAAAGCTTTACACCAACAGGCGGATGATGGGTTCATGTACGAGTGGAACAATTGGGCTACGTCAAAAGCTAATTATCTTTTATGGAGGGTGATGTTGGGTAAGGTAGCTTCGAAGATTGGCCTTATGCACAGGGGTATTACTCTCGGTGACACGATGTGTCCTCGATGCGGGTTATACGAAGAAAATACGGACCATATTTTTGTCAACTGTTTATTGGCCAAGTGTGTGTGGTGGAATGTTTTGGCTTGGGTTCGGATAAAGTTCACCGAATGTGACAATCTAAAAGACTTTATCACCCTTATTACTCAAAGCCCGGGAGACAAAGTGTGGAAAAAAGCGGTCTACATGATTGCCATCGCGACTATTTGGAGAATTTGGTGGGCTAGAAATGAGAAACTTTTTGAAGACAATTTCATCCCGTTCAATAGGATGGTGGACCAGATTAAGGAGGATACCTACGTTTGGATTTGCAACCGATCGAAGCTAAAGCCGCTCAAATGGGATAACTGGAAGGTTTTTGATATTGTAGGAATAATGTAA